GTCATTTACCTGAGTTGCCCCCTGGCTGCAAAATCTTGCTGTTACCGGGATCGCATACTTCTGAAGTCTTTAGGAATTGGGAGTTAATGATCTCGGCAATTGCAGACTTACATCAGATGCAACAGAAGTACGTATTTTTAGGTGCGATCTCACCCGGTATTGATGGGCTACCCCTTCAAGAAACCCTGGTGAAATATGGATGGACTCCTCAGGAAGACACCGCATTTCCTTATTATCAGCACCAGCACCATTCCTTACTACTGGTTCCCAATGGTTTTAGAGATTGTTTGTCTGCTGCCAATATCGTGGTGGGGATGGCTGGCACCGCTACAGAGCAAGCAGTTGGCCTCGGTAAACCCGTGATCACGATGCCGGGTCATGGACCGCAGTTCACTGCTCAGTTTGCAGCAGCCCAAGCCCAGTTACTGGGCCCCTCTATTTATCAAATCAAAACACCGGAAGAGTTGCCTCATATGCTGTCGGTCGTTCAGGAACAAGGCCGACATCCACAAGGTTGGATTGAGAATGGTCGCCACCGCATGGGATTACCCGGTGCCTCTGCCAAGATTGCTCAAACACTTCACCAGTATTTGTTAAATCCCTAACGCTCACGATGACTGCTATGCAGCGGGTTCATAGCAATAACAGATTTATTTTTGCAAATAAAATAAAATAAATCCCAGGCTTTCTGGTTTCTAAACCAATTTCTTCGATACTCAAGGGAAAGAAAAATACATTTTACATCATTTACCTGGAGGGTCTTTTTGCATGCTGCGTGTTTCCCCACAACTTCCTAGAATTGCTCTGGCCTGGGGAGTCTCCCTCAGTGCCATGGCTCCCCTTTTCTCTACACTCCCGGCATCAGCCCAAACCAATTTTTCTGATGTCAGCCTTGGCTATTGGGCGCGCCCATTTATCGAAAAACTAGCTGAAAAGAATGTCATTAAAGGATTCCCTGATGGGACCTTCAAACCTGATCAGCCCGTAACCCGCGCTCAATTTGCGGCAATTGTTCGCCAAGCCTTTGATCGTGAGTCTACTCGCCAGTATCGCGGCTTCGCTGATGTTCCCACCAATCATTGGGCTCAGCCTGCCATTGATAAGGCTTATAGCACTCGCTTTTTATCAGGCTACCCTGGAAATTTGTTTCAGCCCAATCAAAGAATCCCCAAGGTCCAAGCGCTAGTAGCCTTAGCCAGTGGTCTAGAGTTAGAACCCGATGCCCCCACCGATGAAGTATTAGCCACCTTTCGTGATGCAGCAGATATCCCTGGCTATGCCGATAAAGGCGTCACGGCATCAACAGAAGCGGGGTTAGTCGTGAACTATCCCAATGCCAACTTTCTAAATCCAAACCAGCAAGCTACCCGAGCCGAAATTGCAGCCTTTGTCTACCAAGCATTGGTCGACCAAGGGGATTTAGAGCCGATCCCTGACAAGGCTCGTGCCAATAATTACATTGTCAAACTAGATGGCACCTCCTCCCCTGGGAAACCCAGCACACCGATCAATACGGGTAGTATCATTGCCTCTGGCTCAAAGATTCCCGTTCGGTATCCAGGTCCCAACAAAGTTAATTTAATTGTTGCCCCAGGCGAGACGGTGGAAACTACGCTGGAAGTCGCAGAGGACATTGCCAATGCTGCAGGGACGGTGCTCATTCCTAAAGGCAGTCTAATCGAAGGAACGCTAGTGCCAGTGAATGTCGGCACAACCCCTGGAACACAGTTTGTGGCTAAAACCCTTAAAGTCGGGACTCGCACTTACGATATGAGGGCCAGCTCTGATCCACAGGTGGCGGTTTCTCGTCAATCCGTCAAACCCAATGATATTAAGGGTGCCATTAGCACAGCAGCCGGTCGAACCATCCTCAACTCCGTCCTAGGAAGTGGGTTTAACTTAGGCAGTTTACTTACTGGCGCTTTGCTGAGCGGTGTGGGCACCAGTCCCTCTGCCCCCAAAGACAGCGTGATCGTGGTCGATCCAGCATCCTTAGAGTTAACCATCCAAGCGGGCTTGGATCTAACCACCTAGATCGCCAATGTTCCACCCGCTCTTGCACAAAATCTCCAATCGCCAGGGCTGATGGAACAACCTATGGATCTAATGCTTGCCAGATCGTTGTGAGAATAGTGTTGGAAAACAAGAAACCA
The Acaryochloris marina S15 genome window above contains:
- a CDS encoding lipid-A-disaccharide synthase-related protein encodes the protein MQTSPYRKGQLLVISNGHGEDQVAVRILQALIQAQPKLQIAALPMVGQGLAYQTQHVSYLVKGKVFLSGGFWGREFGQDLQDGFMGFTLQQIRAMQQWSRKGGAVLAVGDIVPLMLAWWSGLPYAFVGTAKSEYYRGSHPPYLRSSIYWPWERWLMTHKQCRGVFPRDRITATTLQRWSIPVFDCGNPMMDDLEPQGHLPELPPGCKILLLPGSHTSEVFRNWELMISAIADLHQMQQKYVFLGAISPGIDGLPLQETLVKYGWTPQEDTAFPYYQHQHHSLLLVPNGFRDCLSAANIVVGMAGTATEQAVGLGKPVITMPGHGPQFTAQFAAAQAQLLGPSIYQIKTPEELPHMLSVVQEQGRHPQGWIENGRHRMGLPGASAKIAQTLHQYLLNP
- a CDS encoding S-layer homology domain-containing protein, with product MLRVSPQLPRIALAWGVSLSAMAPLFSTLPASAQTNFSDVSLGYWARPFIEKLAEKNVIKGFPDGTFKPDQPVTRAQFAAIVRQAFDRESTRQYRGFADVPTNHWAQPAIDKAYSTRFLSGYPGNLFQPNQRIPKVQALVALASGLELEPDAPTDEVLATFRDAADIPGYADKGVTASTEAGLVVNYPNANFLNPNQQATRAEIAAFVYQALVDQGDLEPIPDKARANNYIVKLDGTSSPGKPSTPINTGSIIASGSKIPVRYPGPNKVNLIVAPGETVETTLEVAEDIANAAGTVLIPKGSLIEGTLVPVNVGTTPGTQFVAKTLKVGTRTYDMRASSDPQVAVSRQSVKPNDIKGAISTAAGRTILNSVLGSGFNLGSLLTGALLSGVGTSPSAPKDSVIVVDPASLELTIQAGLDLTT